In a single window of the Ancylobacter polymorphus genome:
- a CDS encoding FMN-binding glutamate synthase family protein, translating to MTDHSHTPRTTPRSSATFDDYTLSEIRRAAATGIYDIRGGGAKRKVPHFDDLLFLGASMSRYPLEGYREKCSTEVVLGTRFAKKPIELKIPITIAGMSFGSLSANAKEALGRGASAMGTSTTTGDGGMTNEERGHSTQLVYQYLPSRYGMNPDDLKRADAIEVVVGQGAKPGGGGMLLGQKITERVAAMRTLPVGIDQRSACRHPDWTGPDDLEIKIEELREITDWEKPIYVKVGAARPYYDTALAVKSGADVVVVDGMQGGTAATQEIFIEHVGIPTLAAVRQAVKALQDLGMHRKVQLVVSGGIRNGADVAKALALGADAVAIGTAALVALGDNDPHWAAEYEALGTRPGAYDDWHEGRDPAGITTQDPELMKRLDPVAAGRRLANYLAVLTLECQTIARACGKSHVHNLEPEDLVALTIEAAAMANVPLAGTDWIPGRNGGF from the coding sequence ATGACCGACCACAGCCACACCCCGCGCACCACGCCGCGCTCTTCCGCCACCTTCGACGACTACACGCTTTCGGAAATCCGCCGCGCGGCGGCGACCGGCATCTACGACATTCGTGGCGGCGGCGCGAAGCGCAAGGTACCGCATTTCGACGACCTGCTGTTCCTCGGCGCCTCCATGTCGCGCTACCCGCTGGAAGGCTACCGCGAGAAGTGCTCCACCGAGGTCGTGCTCGGCACCCGCTTCGCCAAGAAGCCGATCGAGCTGAAAATCCCGATCACCATTGCCGGCATGAGCTTCGGCTCGCTCTCGGCCAATGCCAAGGAAGCGCTGGGGCGCGGGGCGTCCGCCATGGGCACCTCCACCACGACAGGCGACGGCGGCATGACCAATGAGGAGCGCGGGCATTCCACCCAGCTCGTCTACCAGTACCTGCCCTCGCGCTACGGCATGAACCCGGACGACCTCAAGCGCGCTGATGCCATCGAGGTTGTGGTCGGCCAGGGCGCCAAGCCCGGCGGCGGCGGCATGCTGCTCGGCCAGAAGATCACCGAGCGCGTCGCCGCCATGCGCACCCTGCCCGTCGGCATCGACCAGCGCTCCGCCTGCCGTCACCCGGACTGGACCGGGCCGGACGATCTTGAGATCAAGATCGAGGAGCTGCGCGAGATCACCGATTGGGAAAAGCCGATCTATGTGAAGGTCGGCGCCGCCCGCCCCTATTACGACACGGCCCTCGCCGTGAAGTCCGGCGCCGATGTGGTGGTGGTCGACGGCATGCAGGGCGGCACCGCGGCGACGCAGGAAATCTTCATCGAACATGTCGGCATTCCGACACTCGCCGCCGTGCGGCAGGCGGTGAAGGCGCTGCAGGACCTCGGCATGCACCGCAAGGTGCAGCTCGTCGTCTCCGGCGGCATCCGCAACGGGGCGGACGTGGCCAAGGCGCTGGCGCTCGGCGCCGATGCGGTGGCGATCGGCACGGCGGCCCTCGTGGCGCTGGGCGACAACGACCCGCACTGGGCTGCCGAGTACGAAGCGCTCGGCACCCGTCCCGGCGCCTATGACGACTGGCATGAGGGCCGAGATCCCGCCGGCATCACCACGCAGGATCCCGAGCTGATGAAGCGGCTCGACCCGGTGGCGGCCGGTCGGCGCCTCGCCAATTATCTCGCCGTGCTGACGCTGGAGTGCCAGACCATCGCCCGCGCCTGCGGCAAGAGCCATGTGCACAATCTGGAGCCGGAAGACCTCGTCGCGCTGACCATCGAGGCCGCCGCCATGGCCAATGTGCCGCTGGCCGGCACCGACTGGATACCGGGCCGCAACGGCGGTTTCTGA
- the glnT gene encoding type III glutamate--ammonia ligase: protein MATDLAQADLKHAAKELGITYFLISYVDLFGALRAKLVPASAISGMQKAGAGFAGFATWLDMSPADADLFAVPDASSLVQLPWKPEVGWLASDLVMNDELVAQAPRNVLKSTMLGAESLGYVMKTGVECEFFLTNADGSKISDAADNATKPCYDQSALMRRYEVIKEICDSMLTLGWRPYQNDHEDANGQFEMNWDFADALITADRHVFFKFMARSIAEKHGLRATFMPKPFIDLTGSGCHMHTSLWSPEGANLFEDEKGELGLSALGYGFIGGLIHSADALCAFTNPTVNSYKRINAPRTVSGATWAPNTVTYTGNNRTHMIRIPDAGRLELRLPDGAANPYLAPAAVLAAGLDGIQNQRDPGKRLDINMYTDGHKVKGAKKLPLNLLDAIRALEKSNVLRSALGAPLVDGYAKLKHEEWNAYSRHLTQWERDNTLDI from the coding sequence ATGGCCACTGATCTTGCCCAAGCCGATCTGAAACATGCCGCCAAAGAGCTCGGCATCACCTATTTCCTGATCTCCTATGTCGACCTGTTCGGCGCGCTCCGGGCCAAGCTCGTGCCCGCCAGCGCCATCAGCGGCATGCAGAAGGCCGGAGCGGGCTTCGCCGGTTTCGCCACCTGGCTCGACATGAGCCCGGCCGATGCCGACCTGTTCGCCGTTCCCGACGCCTCCAGCCTGGTCCAGCTGCCGTGGAAGCCGGAAGTCGGCTGGCTCGCCTCCGACCTCGTGATGAACGACGAACTCGTGGCGCAGGCGCCGCGCAACGTGCTGAAATCCACCATGCTCGGCGCTGAAAGCCTCGGCTATGTCATGAAGACCGGGGTGGAGTGCGAATTCTTCCTCACCAATGCCGATGGCAGCAAGATTTCCGACGCCGCCGACAACGCCACCAAGCCCTGCTACGACCAGTCCGCCCTGATGCGCCGCTACGAGGTGATCAAGGAAATCTGCGACAGCATGCTCACGCTCGGCTGGCGCCCCTACCAGAACGACCATGAGGACGCCAACGGCCAGTTCGAGATGAACTGGGATTTCGCCGACGCGCTCATCACCGCGGACCGGCACGTGTTCTTCAAGTTCATGGCCCGCTCCATCGCCGAAAAGCACGGGCTGCGCGCCACCTTCATGCCCAAGCCGTTCATCGACCTCACCGGCTCGGGTTGCCACATGCACACCTCGCTGTGGAGCCCAGAGGGGGCCAACCTGTTCGAGGACGAGAAGGGCGAGCTCGGCCTTTCCGCCCTCGGCTACGGCTTCATTGGCGGACTGATCCATTCGGCCGACGCGCTGTGCGCCTTCACCAACCCGACGGTGAATTCCTACAAGCGCATCAACGCCCCGCGCACCGTTTCCGGCGCCACCTGGGCGCCGAACACCGTCACCTATACCGGCAATAACCGCACCCATATGATCCGCATTCCCGATGCGGGCCGGCTGGAGTTGCGCCTACCGGACGGCGCCGCCAACCCCTATCTCGCCCCCGCCGCCGTGCTGGCCGCCGGGCTCGACGGCATCCAGAACCAGCGCGACCCGGGCAAGCGGCTCGACATCAACATGTACACGGACGGGCACAAGGTGAAGGGCGCCAAGAAGCTGCCGCTGAACCTGCTCGACGCCATCCGCGCACTGGAAAAGTCGAACGTGCTGCGC